One stretch of Chryseobacterium fluminis DNA includes these proteins:
- a CDS encoding PhoH family protein, with protein MFELTYDLEDIDAKIFYGVSNQYFNLIKSSFPTLKITGRDHYIFAVGNQEALDIFKQKLDDIVKFISKNNSIDLKDVENILNIRDENEKQLVFDQDIIVKGVNGKIIKAKTTNLKKLVKETEKKDMVFAIGPAGTGKTYTSVALAARALRDKQVKRIVLTRPAVEAGESLGFLPGDLKEKLDPYLQPLYDALRDMIPHEKLEGFIEKKVIEVAPLAFMRGRTLDDAFVILDEAQNTTHSQMKMFLTRMGMNAKFIITGDPSQVDLPPKQQSGLKEAMRILRDVKEIGFVHLTEEDVVRHPVVRKIILAYNEEDKRVRD; from the coding sequence ATGTTTGAATTAACATATGATCTGGAAGATATCGATGCGAAAATCTTCTATGGGGTGAGCAACCAATATTTCAATTTAATCAAATCAAGCTTTCCTACGCTTAAAATTACGGGGAGAGATCACTATATCTTTGCTGTGGGAAATCAGGAGGCACTAGATATATTTAAACAGAAACTGGATGACATTGTAAAATTTATTTCCAAAAATAATTCGATCGATCTTAAAGATGTTGAAAATATACTGAATATCAGAGACGAAAACGAAAAACAGCTGGTTTTTGACCAGGATATTATCGTAAAGGGAGTTAATGGTAAAATTATTAAAGCCAAAACAACAAATCTTAAAAAGTTAGTAAAGGAAACGGAGAAGAAAGATATGGTTTTTGCCATCGGGCCTGCGGGAACCGGAAAGACCTATACGAGTGTGGCATTAGCTGCCAGAGCATTACGGGACAAACAGGTGAAAAGGATCGTTCTGACAAGGCCGGCTGTAGAAGCCGGAGAAAGCCTGGGTTTCCTTCCAGGAGATCTTAAAGAGAAACTGGATCCGTATTTACAGCCTTTGTATGACGCACTTCGCGACATGATTCCGCATGAGAAACTTGAAGGTTTTATCGAAAAGAAAGTTATTGAAGTGGCTCCGCTGGCATTTATGCGAGGAAGAACACTAGATGACGCTTTTGTGATCCTGGATGAGGCGCAGAATACCACCCATTCTCAGATGAAAATGTTTCTTACCAGAATGGGAATGAACGCAAAATTTATCATCACCGGAGATCCAAGCCAGGTCGATCTGCCTCCGAAACAGCAGTCCGGACTGAAAGAAGCAATGAGGATTCTGAGAGATGTTAAGGAGATTGGATTTGTGCATCTTACGGAGGAGGATGTTGTACGACACCCGGTGGTCAGAAAAATTATCCTGGCCTATAATGAAGAAGATAAGCGGGTAAGAGATTAA
- a CDS encoding YagU family protein gives MKNTNQKFRLYKATVLGGFLSAIVKFGWEVPFPPRTPQRDLTNPPQALLEQLGVSEKMSHYSYLYNENARPVFSFIVHFGFSFFFAWMYYRLAERFKMITWGGGALYGLSIYILFHVIIMPLMGIVPSPLHQPWEEHFSELFGHIVWAWSIEIVRIYVKSKQNSVM, from the coding sequence ATGAAAAATACAAATCAGAAATTCCGGCTTTATAAAGCCACAGTATTGGGAGGCTTTCTTTCAGCTATCGTGAAATTCGGATGGGAAGTCCCATTTCCTCCCCGAACGCCGCAGAGGGACCTTACCAATCCACCTCAGGCCCTACTGGAACAATTGGGAGTATCTGAAAAAATGTCTCACTATTCTTATCTATACAATGAAAATGCCAGACCTGTCTTCAGCTTCATCGTTCATTTTGGATTCAGCTTTTTCTTTGCATGGATGTATTACCGGCTGGCAGAACGCTTTAAAATGATAACCTGGGGAGGGGGAGCATTATATGGCTTAAGTATTTATATTCTTTTTCACGTCATCATCATGCCGTTAATGGGAATTGTCCCCTCTCCGCTCCATCAGCCCTGGGAAGAACATTTTTCCGAACTTTTCGGTCATATCGTATGGGCCTGGTCCATAGAAATCGTCAGAATATATGTTAAGAGTAAACAGAATTCAGTCATGTAA
- a CDS encoding SAM hydrolase/SAM-dependent halogenase family protein, whose amino-acid sequence MSIITLTSDFGNLDYRVAAVKGSILSLNETVNIVDITHDIQAFNLIQTSYIVRNAYKHFPKGSIHIISVDSFHHKSRKNIVFKADGSYFIAADNGILSLVFFDIKPEAIYEITLNNRFDDIVNFTSTDVFVPAAVHLANGGLPEVIGRKIDSIKQLMFPKPVYNESEKMIIGEVTYIDNFGNIISNINKDFFETLGKGYDNFTIKFRNLSLSKVFSSHTEVVSDWERETEYHGQSAAIFNDSQLLELTIYKGSKKNGAKSLFGLNVGENIYIEFF is encoded by the coding sequence ATGTCAATTATTACCCTAACTTCAGATTTCGGAAATTTGGATTACAGAGTTGCCGCTGTAAAAGGCAGCATTCTTTCTCTGAATGAGACGGTTAATATTGTTGATATTACTCACGATATTCAGGCATTTAATCTTATACAGACATCATATATTGTAAGAAATGCTTACAAACACTTTCCGAAAGGCTCTATCCATATTATCTCCGTTGACAGTTTTCACCATAAATCGAGAAAAAATATCGTATTTAAGGCAGACGGCTCCTATTTTATCGCGGCGGACAACGGGATTTTGAGCTTGGTTTTTTTTGATATTAAACCTGAAGCCATCTATGAGATTACCTTAAACAACAGGTTTGATGATATTGTTAACTTTACTTCAACGGATGTTTTTGTTCCTGCGGCTGTTCACCTCGCAAACGGTGGCCTCCCGGAAGTAATCGGCAGGAAGATCGATTCTATAAAGCAGCTTATGTTCCCGAAGCCGGTCTATAATGAATCTGAAAAAATGATCATTGGAGAGGTCACGTATATTGATAATTTCGGAAATATAATCTCGAATATCAATAAAGATTTCTTTGAAACGCTGGGCAAAGGCTATGACAATTTTACGATAAAATTCAGAAACCTAAGCCTTTCAAAAGTATTTTCGAGCCATACGGAAGTCGTTTCAGATTGGGAAAGAGAAACCGAATATCACGGACAGTCTGCCGCAATCTTCAATGACAGTCAGCTATTGGAACTCACGATCTATAAAGGAAGCAAAAAAAACGGTGCAAAATCTCTGTTTGGGCTGAATGTCGGAGAAAATATTTACATTGAATTTTTCTAA